From Micromonospora sp. NBC_01699, a single genomic window includes:
- a CDS encoding DUF7782 domain-containing protein, which yields MDENEMLLSAAGVDQLRTALTNAGYTSSGIAGRLGPQATSGMARNDFRAALRITADRDPLGTLIRLFVCAQTEPEAAVAAALAPLPLADALAAGLVERADGGLRQGIDLEPYGDAWWALSDVPASARPGRPLAADHVLGIGGASTTLVGATLRRPVDTALDLGTGSGVQALHLATHAGRVTATDVSPRSLRFAATTAALNGQRWELLHGDMTAPVAGRRFDLVVSNPPFVVGPGTTTHSYRDSGRVGDGIAAELAAAAPDLLTEGGTMQYLANWVHVAGEDWGERVAGWFAGTGLDAWVIQREVADPMAYVDLWLADASEATDPHRIAAWLDWFDSQKVEAVGFGVINLRRAGHDHPVVRVEDLRQPVQPPMGDQIAAWFDRQDWLRAQDAEALLATRYRIAEGLQLRQEATMGPDGWAVDRQVLANPHGLRWSEEVDPLVLALVSGADGRVPLREQLAVLAIAHEVPAEDLAEAAGPIIEHLVERGLIAPETD from the coding sequence GTGGACGAAAACGAGATGCTCCTCTCCGCGGCCGGCGTCGACCAGCTCCGCACGGCACTGACCAACGCCGGTTACACGTCCAGCGGCATCGCCGGGCGACTCGGTCCGCAGGCGACCAGCGGGATGGCCCGCAATGACTTCCGGGCGGCGCTGCGGATCACTGCCGACCGGGACCCGCTCGGCACGCTGATCAGGCTGTTCGTCTGTGCGCAGACCGAACCGGAGGCGGCGGTCGCGGCGGCCCTGGCCCCGCTGCCGCTGGCCGACGCCCTCGCCGCCGGCCTGGTCGAGCGCGCCGACGGCGGCCTGCGCCAGGGCATCGACCTGGAGCCGTACGGGGACGCCTGGTGGGCGCTGTCCGACGTGCCGGCGAGCGCCCGGCCGGGCCGCCCGCTGGCCGCCGACCATGTGCTGGGCATCGGTGGCGCGTCGACCACGCTGGTCGGCGCCACCCTCCGGCGGCCGGTCGACACCGCCCTCGACCTCGGCACCGGCTCCGGGGTGCAGGCGCTGCACCTGGCCACCCACGCCGGCCGGGTGACCGCCACCGACGTCTCTCCCCGTTCGCTGCGGTTCGCCGCGACCACCGCGGCCCTGAACGGCCAGCGCTGGGAGCTGTTGCACGGCGACATGACCGCGCCGGTCGCCGGTCGCCGGTTCGACCTGGTGGTGAGCAACCCGCCGTTCGTGGTCGGGCCGGGCACCACCACGCACAGCTACCGTGACTCGGGCCGGGTCGGTGACGGGATCGCGGCGGAACTGGCCGCCGCCGCGCCGGACCTGCTGACCGAGGGCGGCACCATGCAGTACCTCGCCAACTGGGTGCACGTCGCCGGGGAGGACTGGGGCGAGCGGGTCGCCGGCTGGTTCGCCGGCACCGGGCTGGACGCCTGGGTGATCCAGCGTGAGGTGGCCGACCCGATGGCGTACGTCGACCTGTGGCTGGCCGACGCCAGCGAGGCGACCGACCCGCACCGGATCGCGGCCTGGCTGGACTGGTTCGACTCGCAGAAGGTGGAGGCGGTCGGCTTCGGGGTGATCAACCTGCGCCGGGCCGGGCACGACCACCCGGTGGTCCGGGTCGAGGACCTGCGCCAGCCGGTGCAGCCGCCGATGGGCGACCAGATCGCCGCCTGGTTCGACCGTCAGGACTGGCTCCGGGCGCAGGATGCCGAGGCGCTGCTGGCGACCCGCTACCGGATCGCGGAGGGCCTGCAACTGCGCCAGGAGGCGACCATGGGTCCGGACGGTTGGGCGGTGGACCGTCAGGTGCTCGCCAACCCGCACGGGCTGCGCTGGAGCGAGGAGGTGGACCCGCTGGTGCTGGCCCTGGTCAGCGGCGCGGACGGGCGGGTGCCGCTGCGCGAGCAGCTCGCGGTGCTGGCCATCGCGCACGAGGTGCCGGCCGAGGATCTCGCCGAGGCGGCCGGGCCGATTATCGAGCACCTGGTGGAGCGGGGTCTGATCGCTCCCGAGACGGACTGA
- a CDS encoding cupin domain-containing protein: MTTPSRPDLAALLDLSPHPEGGWFRETWRSAHSFHPEGYAAARNAATAIHFLLAPGEESRWHLVRSDELWFWHSGGPLTLRFGGTGAEPAADPDEVLLGADVAAGQRPQVLIPGGVWQAAVPAGDEPVLVSCVVAPGFDFADFQLR, translated from the coding sequence GTGACCACGCCGTCCCGGCCCGACCTGGCCGCGTTGCTCGACCTTTCACCCCACCCCGAGGGTGGCTGGTTCCGCGAAACCTGGCGGTCCGCGCACAGTTTCCACCCCGAGGGGTACGCCGCGGCGCGCAACGCGGCCACCGCGATCCACTTCCTGCTCGCTCCGGGTGAGGAGTCCCGCTGGCACCTGGTCCGCTCGGACGAGCTGTGGTTCTGGCACTCCGGCGGACCGCTGACGCTGCGCTTCGGCGGCACCGGGGCGGAGCCGGCGGCCGACCCGGACGAGGTGCTGCTCGGTGCCGACGTGGCCGCCGGCCAGCGGCCGCAGGTGCTGATTCCCGGCGGGGTGTGGCAGGCCGCGGTGCCGGCCGGCGACGAGCCGGTGCTGGTGAGCTGCGTGGTGGCGCCGGGCTTCGACTTCGCCGACTTCCAGTTGCGCTGA
- a CDS encoding HhH-GPD-type base excision DNA repair protein: MSFSLPIAPEANALLDRDPLAVLIGLTLDQQVTMEKAFTSPHVLVQRLGHEPTAAELADFDPDELLTIFATPPALHRFPKAMAARVQEVCRVISEQYGGDPAALWRDAADGAELFKRILALPGFGKQKAQIFVALLGKQYGVQPAGWREAAGGYGEEGAYRSVADIVDDESLAKVRAYKKEMKAAAKV, encoded by the coding sequence ATGAGCTTCTCGTTGCCGATCGCCCCGGAGGCGAACGCGCTGCTTGACCGGGATCCACTGGCGGTGCTGATCGGGCTGACCCTCGACCAACAGGTGACCATGGAGAAGGCGTTCACCTCGCCGCACGTACTGGTGCAGCGGCTCGGGCACGAGCCGACCGCGGCCGAGCTGGCCGACTTCGACCCGGACGAACTGCTCACGATCTTCGCGACGCCACCGGCCCTGCACCGCTTTCCGAAGGCGATGGCCGCCCGGGTCCAGGAGGTGTGCCGGGTCATCTCCGAGCAGTACGGCGGTGACCCCGCCGCCCTGTGGCGGGACGCGGCCGACGGTGCGGAACTGTTCAAGCGGATCCTGGCCCTGCCCGGCTTCGGCAAGCAGAAGGCGCAGATCTTCGTCGCCCTGCTCGGCAAGCAGTACGGCGTACAGCCCGCCGGTTGGCGCGAGGCGGCCGGCGGCTACGGCGAGGAAGGCGCGTACCGCTCGGTCGCGGACATCGTCGACGACGAGTCGCTGGCGAAGGTGCGCGCCTACAAGAAGGAGATGAAGGCCGCCGCCAAGGTCTGA
- a CDS encoding DUF3099 domain-containing protein — protein sequence MVKHQAYQPILITDASQSQQDQLHSRQVRYVVMMSIRVVCIVAGAVLVGVKAPLLWLWLPLCAVGMVLVPWLAVLLANDRPPKEEHRFGARRRLRHLDDTPPRSLPAERPHPVIDVEP from the coding sequence GTGGTGAAGCACCAGGCGTACCAGCCGATCCTGATCACCGACGCCTCACAGAGCCAGCAGGACCAATTGCACAGCCGCCAGGTGCGCTACGTCGTGATGATGTCGATCCGGGTGGTCTGCATCGTCGCCGGTGCCGTCCTGGTCGGTGTCAAGGCACCCCTGCTCTGGCTCTGGCTGCCGCTCTGCGCCGTCGGCATGGTCCTCGTACCGTGGCTGGCCGTGCTGCTCGCCAACGACCGGCCGCCCAAGGAAGAGCACCGCTTCGGCGCCCGCCGCCGCCTGCGCCACCTGGACGACACCCCGCCGCGCAGCCTCCCCGCCGAGCGTCCGCACCCCGTCATCGACGTCGAACCCTGA
- a CDS encoding carbohydrate kinase family protein, protein MSGAARIIAVGDIVTDVLAVLSGPLATGSDTPAGIRLTGGGQAANTAAWLAARGHPVTLVAVVGDDETGRTRVAELAAVGVDCAVRRCADAPTGTVIVLAGADERTMVSERGANLRLAPADLDAALAGAPDARHLHLSAYTLLDAGSRDAGRHALAAARERGLTTSVDAASAEPLRQVGAAAFLDWVRDVDLLLANADEAAVLAGPAGPHAQAEALTTVVRHAVVKRGGDGAVWASRGGPTVEAAARRVLVLDATGAGDAFAAGLLAAWTGGAGAAEALASGGEVGALAVSLVGARPVH, encoded by the coding sequence ATGAGCGGGGCGGCACGGATCATCGCGGTCGGCGACATCGTCACCGACGTGCTCGCGGTGCTCTCCGGGCCGCTGGCGACCGGCTCGGACACCCCGGCCGGCATCCGCCTCACCGGCGGCGGCCAGGCCGCCAACACGGCGGCCTGGCTGGCCGCGCGCGGCCACCCGGTGACCCTGGTCGCCGTCGTCGGCGACGACGAAACCGGGCGTACGCGGGTGGCCGAGCTGGCCGCCGTCGGGGTCGACTGCGCCGTACGCCGCTGCGCCGACGCGCCGACCGGCACGGTGATCGTGCTCGCCGGTGCCGACGAGCGGACGATGGTCAGCGAACGGGGCGCCAACCTGCGACTGGCACCGGCCGACCTGGACGCCGCCCTGGCCGGCGCACCCGACGCCCGGCACCTGCACCTGTCCGCGTACACCCTGTTGGACGCCGGGTCCCGCGACGCCGGCCGGCACGCGCTGGCCGCCGCCCGCGAGCGCGGCCTCACCACCAGCGTCGACGCGGCCTCCGCCGAGCCGCTGCGGCAAGTCGGCGCGGCGGCCTTCCTGGACTGGGTACGCGACGTCGACCTGCTCCTCGCCAACGCGGACGAGGCGGCGGTGCTCGCCGGCCCGGCGGGTCCCCATGCCCAGGCCGAAGCGTTGACCACGGTGGTACGGCACGCGGTGGTGAAACGGGGCGGGGACGGAGCGGTCTGGGCTTCGCGGGGCGGCCCGACGGTCGAGGCGGCCGCCCGACGGGTGCTGGTGCTGGACGCGACCGGGGCGGGGGATGCCTTCGCGGCCGGTCTGCTCGCTGCCTGGACGGGCGGGGCGGGGGCGGCGGAGGCGCTGGCCTCGGGTGGCGAGGTTGGCGCTTTGGCGGTATCCCTTGTTGGTGCGCGGCCGGTTCATTGA
- a CDS encoding pseudouridine-5'-phosphate glycosidase: MTKFNIRYGAEVADARRDGRPIVALESTIVSHGLPRPDNLRVAREIEAAVRATGAVPATIGMVEGALVVGLDDAQLTRLASTDGVAKLSVRDLAVAAAIGADGATTVAATSAVAAAAGIGVFATGGLGGVHREAAQTFDESADLTALARTPIAVVCAGVKSILDVGATLERLETLGVTVLGYRTLRFPGFFITDSGFDLDWSVQTPEQIAAVLAARADHGVQPGGVIVANPLPVDEQLDPDLHDRTLADGLARMARDGVTGKAVTPFLLSHFHSSTGGASLAVNVRIILRNATLAGRIAVAATRDGSTAG; encoded by the coding sequence GTGACCAAGTTCAACATCCGCTACGGCGCCGAGGTGGCCGACGCCCGACGCGACGGGCGCCCGATCGTGGCGCTGGAGAGCACCATCGTCTCGCACGGGCTGCCCCGGCCCGACAACCTCCGGGTCGCCCGGGAGATCGAAGCGGCCGTACGGGCCACCGGTGCCGTACCCGCCACCATCGGCATGGTCGAGGGCGCACTGGTGGTCGGCCTGGACGACGCCCAGCTCACCCGACTGGCCAGCACCGACGGGGTGGCCAAACTCTCCGTACGCGATCTCGCCGTGGCCGCCGCGATCGGCGCCGACGGCGCCACCACGGTCGCCGCGACCAGCGCGGTCGCCGCCGCCGCCGGGATCGGCGTCTTCGCCACCGGCGGGCTCGGCGGGGTGCACCGCGAGGCGGCACAGACCTTCGACGAGTCGGCCGACCTGACCGCGCTGGCCCGGACCCCGATCGCGGTGGTCTGCGCCGGGGTGAAGTCGATCCTCGACGTCGGCGCCACCCTGGAACGACTCGAAACGCTCGGCGTCACCGTGCTCGGCTACCGGACCCTCCGCTTCCCCGGCTTCTTCATCACCGACAGCGGGTTCGACCTGGACTGGTCGGTGCAGACGCCGGAACAGATCGCCGCGGTCCTGGCCGCGCGGGCGGACCACGGCGTACAACCCGGCGGGGTGATCGTGGCGAACCCGCTGCCGGTCGACGAACAACTCGACCCGGACCTGCACGACCGCACCCTGGCCGACGGGCTGGCCCGGATGGCCCGCGACGGGGTGACCGGCAAGGCCGTGACGCCGTTCCTGCTCTCCCACTTCCACTCCTCCACCGGCGGCGCCAGCCTGGCGGTGAACGTACGGATCATCCTGCGCAACGCGACGCTCGCCGGCCGGATCGCGGTGGCGGCGACCCGCGACGGCAGCACCGCCGGATGA
- a CDS encoding DUF3039 domain-containing protein, producing MSTEVLERPELKDADTGPEMFHYVRKEKIAESAVMGTFVIALCGETFPVTKAAKPGSPVCPQCKEIYESMRA from the coding sequence GTGAGCACCGAGGTTCTCGAACGTCCGGAGTTGAAGGACGCGGACACCGGGCCGGAGATGTTTCATTATGTCCGGAAAGAGAAGATCGCTGAAAGTGCGGTCATGGGGACCTTCGTGATCGCCCTCTGCGGCGAGACGTTCCCCGTGACCAAGGCGGCCAAGCCGGGTTCACCGGTCTGCCCGCAGTGCAAGGAGATCTACGAGTCGATGCGTGCCTGA
- a CDS encoding trimeric intracellular cation channel family protein: MTTATALLLADLTGVAVFAASGASAAVVKRLDLFGVVFVGFVAALGGGIFRDLVIDEVPPLAFADWRYAVTAALTAAAVFWLHPQLARLRTAVLVLDAAGLGLFTVTGTLKALAADVPPVGAVLIGMLTAIGGGLGRDLLTGEIPVVLRREIYAVAALAGSIVVVALDYAGVTGPLPLVAAVVLIFGLRLVALRRRWSAPVPLVDDPGTGDTIRPSSERGGERRGV; encoded by the coding sequence GTGACCACCGCGACCGCCCTGTTGCTGGCCGATCTCACCGGCGTGGCCGTGTTCGCCGCGTCCGGGGCGTCGGCCGCGGTGGTGAAGCGGCTCGACCTGTTCGGAGTGGTCTTCGTCGGCTTCGTCGCCGCGCTGGGCGGTGGGATCTTCCGTGACCTGGTGATCGACGAGGTCCCACCACTGGCCTTCGCCGACTGGCGGTACGCGGTCACCGCCGCGCTCACCGCGGCGGCGGTCTTCTGGCTGCACCCGCAACTGGCGCGGCTGCGTACGGCGGTCCTGGTCCTCGACGCGGCCGGCCTCGGCCTGTTCACCGTCACCGGCACGCTCAAGGCGCTCGCGGCCGACGTGCCGCCGGTGGGTGCGGTGCTGATCGGCATGCTCACCGCGATCGGCGGCGGGCTGGGCCGGGACCTGCTCACCGGGGAGATCCCGGTGGTGCTGCGGCGGGAGATCTACGCGGTGGCGGCGCTGGCCGGGTCGATCGTGGTGGTCGCCCTGGACTACGCCGGGGTGACCGGACCACTGCCCCTGGTCGCGGCGGTGGTGCTGATCTTCGGCCTGCGCCTGGTGGCACTGCGTCGGCGCTGGTCGGCGCCGGTCCCACTGGTCGACGATCCGGGAACCGGTGACACCATCCGGCCGTCGTCGGAGCGCGGAGGCGAGCGCCGGGGAGTGTGA
- a CDS encoding DEAD/DEAH box helicase, protein MGARLPAIDTFPALRDWQRKALVGYLRRRSEDFMAVATPGAGKTTFALRIAAELLADGTVEAVTVVAPTEHLKTQWSQAAARVGIQLDSAFRNADLHSATDFHGAVVTYAQVGMAPQVHRRRTMTRRSLVILDEVHHAGDSRTWGDGVKAAFEPAVRRLMLTGTPFRSDDNPIPFVTYERGGDGLPRSRADSIYGYADALRDGVVRPVIFLAYSGETRWRTNAGDELAARLGDPMTPDLIAQAWRTVLDPAGDWMPQVLRAADARLQVLRAGGMADAGGLVIATDQQAARAYARLIERITGEKAVVVLSDDVGSSARIASFAESDQRWMVAVRMVSEGVDIPRLAVGVYATSASTPLYFAQAIGRFVRARRPGETASVFLPSVPHLLGLASELEAERDHVIGEPKKREGFEDDLLERAQREEKASGELDKRFEVLEATAHLDQVIFDGASFGTTAQAGTPEEEEYLGLPGLLTADQVSVLLNKRQAEQLAAKRRQAANEPVPAPREPSRPSSAAERRVALRRQLNTLVAAHHHRTNLPHGKIHAELRRLCGGPPSAQATIEQLEERIATIQTL, encoded by the coding sequence GTGGGTGCCCGACTGCCGGCGATCGACACCTTCCCGGCGCTGCGGGACTGGCAGCGCAAGGCGCTGGTGGGATACCTGCGACGGCGGTCCGAGGACTTCATGGCGGTGGCGACGCCCGGCGCCGGCAAGACCACCTTCGCCCTGCGGATCGCCGCCGAGCTGCTCGCCGACGGCACGGTCGAGGCGGTCACCGTGGTCGCCCCGACCGAGCACCTGAAGACCCAGTGGTCGCAGGCCGCCGCACGGGTCGGGATCCAGCTCGACTCCGCGTTCCGCAACGCCGACCTGCACTCCGCCACCGACTTCCACGGCGCCGTGGTGACGTACGCGCAGGTGGGCATGGCGCCGCAGGTGCACCGGCGGCGGACGATGACCCGGCGCAGCCTGGTCATCCTGGACGAGGTGCACCACGCCGGGGACTCCCGGACCTGGGGCGACGGGGTCAAGGCGGCCTTCGAGCCGGCCGTACGCCGGTTGATGCTCACCGGTACGCCGTTCCGCTCCGACGACAACCCGATCCCGTTCGTGACCTACGAGCGCGGCGGTGACGGGCTGCCCCGCTCCCGGGCCGACTCGATCTACGGGTACGCCGACGCGCTGCGCGACGGCGTGGTGCGCCCGGTGATCTTTCTTGCCTACTCGGGCGAGACCCGGTGGCGTACCAACGCGGGCGACGAACTGGCCGCCCGCCTGGGCGACCCGATGACCCCGGACCTGATCGCGCAGGCGTGGCGGACGGTGCTGGACCCGGCCGGTGACTGGATGCCGCAGGTGCTGCGGGCCGCCGACGCCCGGCTTCAGGTGCTCCGGGCCGGCGGGATGGCCGACGCGGGCGGGCTGGTGATCGCCACCGACCAGCAGGCGGCTCGGGCGTACGCCCGGCTGATCGAGCGGATCACCGGGGAGAAGGCAGTGGTGGTCCTCTCCGACGACGTGGGTTCGTCGGCCCGGATCGCCTCCTTCGCCGAGTCGGACCAGCGCTGGATGGTCGCCGTACGGATGGTGTCGGAGGGGGTCGACATTCCCCGCCTCGCCGTCGGCGTGTACGCGACCAGCGCCTCGACCCCGCTCTACTTCGCCCAGGCGATCGGCCGGTTCGTCCGGGCCCGCCGGCCGGGGGAGACGGCCTCGGTCTTCCTGCCGAGCGTGCCGCACCTGCTGGGGCTGGCCAGCGAGTTGGAGGCCGAGCGGGACCACGTGATCGGCGAGCCGAAGAAGCGGGAGGGCTTCGAGGACGACCTGCTCGAACGGGCCCAGCGCGAGGAGAAGGCCAGCGGTGAGCTGGACAAGCGGTTCGAGGTGCTGGAGGCGACCGCCCACCTGGACCAGGTGATCTTCGATGGTGCGTCGTTCGGCACCACCGCCCAGGCCGGTACGCCGGAGGAGGAGGAGTATCTGGGCCTGCCCGGCCTGCTCACCGCCGACCAGGTGTCGGTACTGCTGAACAAGCGTCAGGCCGAACAGTTGGCCGCCAAGCGGCGCCAGGCGGCGAACGAGCCGGTGCCAGCGCCCCGCGAGCCGTCCCGCCCGAGCAGCGCGGCGGAGCGACGGGTCGCGCTGCGGCGACAGCTCAACACCCTGGTCGCGGCGCACCACCACCGGACCAACCTGCCGCACGGAAAGATCCACGCAGAATTGCGCCGGCTCTGTGGCGGCCCGCCGAGCGCCCAGGCCACCATCGAGCAGCTGGAAGAGCGGATCGCCACGATCCAGACCCTCTGA
- a CDS encoding DUF7455 domain-containing protein, which yields MNPTLTPPPATAAPPAADERCDRCNAAGKLRITLAGGSELVFCGHHANKYAEDLVKITVRFAADPDFTWRGADLMAN from the coding sequence ATGAACCCGACCCTCACGCCGCCGCCCGCAACGGCGGCTCCCCCAGCCGCCGATGAACGGTGCGACCGCTGCAACGCCGCCGGCAAGCTCCGGATCACCCTCGCGGGTGGGAGCGAGCTGGTGTTCTGTGGACATCACGCGAACAAGTACGCCGAAGATCTGGTGAAGATCACGGTCCGGTTCGCGGCTGACCCAGATTTCACGTGGCGTGGCGCCGATCTGATGGCGAACTGA
- a CDS encoding RNA polymerase sigma factor, giving the protein MTEPRHTGADVRSLTDTLIAHAQNAGGQLTSAELARTVESAEVTPAQAKKILRALSDAGVTVVVDGSASTRRRVAAARSATPASRATTAKATAKKAAPAPKQAAGSDEATPARKAAAAPRAAGEAGKPAETAARPAARVGRATKAAGAATGATGAAKATKTAVKPKSAEDGGVDGEIDPEALAAEIEDVVVEEPAELAQAAETDAASAATDNDFEWDDEESEALKQARRDAELTASADSVRAYLKQIGKVPLLNAEQEVELAKRIEAGLYAAERLRAAEEGEEKLVVQMTRDLGWISRDGERAKNHLLEANLRLVVSLAKRYTGRGMAFLDLIQEGNLGLIRAVEKFDYTKGYKFSTYATWWIRQAITRAMADQARTIRIPVHMVEVINKLGRIQRELLQDLGREPTPEELAKEMDITPEKVLEIQQYAREPISLDQTIGDEGDSQLGDFIEDSEAVVAVDAVSFSLLQDQLQQVLQTLSEREAGVVRLRFGLTDGQPRTLDEIGQVYGVTRERIRQIESKTMSKLRHPSRSQVLRDYLD; this is encoded by the coding sequence GTGACAGAACCCCGCCACACCGGCGCCGACGTACGCTCCCTCACCGACACCCTGATCGCCCATGCGCAAAACGCCGGCGGCCAGCTCACGTCGGCTGAGCTGGCGCGCACGGTCGAGTCCGCTGAGGTGACTCCGGCCCAGGCCAAGAAGATCCTACGGGCGCTCTCCGACGCGGGCGTGACCGTCGTGGTCGACGGCTCCGCGAGCACCCGCCGCCGGGTCGCCGCGGCCCGATCGGCCACCCCCGCCTCGCGGGCCACCACCGCCAAGGCCACGGCCAAGAAGGCGGCGCCCGCCCCCAAGCAGGCCGCGGGCTCGGACGAGGCCACCCCGGCCCGCAAGGCGGCTGCCGCCCCCCGCGCCGCCGGTGAGGCCGGAAAACCCGCTGAGACGGCCGCCAGGCCCGCAGCGCGGGTGGGTAGGGCCACGAAGGCGGCCGGCGCCGCCACGGGCGCCACCGGGGCCGCGAAGGCCACCAAAACCGCGGTCAAGCCGAAGTCGGCCGAGGACGGCGGGGTCGACGGCGAGATCGATCCCGAGGCGCTCGCCGCCGAGATCGAGGATGTCGTCGTCGAGGAGCCGGCCGAGCTGGCCCAGGCGGCCGAGACGGACGCGGCCAGTGCCGCCACCGACAACGACTTCGAGTGGGACGACGAGGAGTCCGAGGCGCTCAAGCAGGCTCGGCGCGACGCCGAGCTGACCGCCTCCGCCGACTCGGTCCGGGCGTACCTCAAGCAGATCGGCAAGGTCCCGCTGCTCAACGCCGAGCAGGAGGTCGAGCTCGCCAAGCGGATCGAGGCCGGCCTCTACGCCGCCGAGCGCCTGCGCGCGGCCGAGGAGGGCGAGGAGAAGCTCGTCGTCCAGATGACCCGCGACCTCGGCTGGATCTCCCGCGACGGGGAACGGGCGAAGAACCACCTGCTGGAGGCGAACCTCCGACTGGTGGTCTCGCTGGCCAAGCGTTACACCGGGCGCGGCATGGCCTTCCTCGACCTGATCCAGGAGGGCAACCTCGGCCTCATCCGCGCCGTCGAGAAGTTCGACTACACCAAGGGCTACAAGTTCTCCACCTACGCCACCTGGTGGATCCGCCAGGCCATCACCCGCGCCATGGCCGACCAGGCCCGCACCATCCGCATCCCGGTGCACATGGTCGAAGTGATCAACAAGCTGGGCCGGATCCAGCGCGAGCTCCTCCAGGACCTGGGCCGCGAGCCCACCCCGGAGGAACTGGCGAAAGAGATGGACATCACACCTGAGAAGGTGTTGGAGATCCAGCAGTACGCGCGGGAGCCGATCTCACTCGACCAGACCATCGGTGACGAGGGCGACAGCCAGCTCGGCGACTTCATCGAGGACTCCGAAGCGGTCGTCGCGGTCGACGCGGTTTCCTTCTCACTGCTACAGGACCAGCTCCAGCAGGTGCTCCAGACCCTCTCCGAGCGGGAGGCCGGGGTGGTGCGGTTGCGCTTCGGACTCACCGACGGACAGCCCCGCACCCTGGACGAAATCGGACAGGTGTACGGCGTCACCCGCGAGCGGATCCGGCAGATCGAGTCGAAGACGATGTCGAAACTGCGCCATCCGTCCCGTTCCCAGGTCCTCCGGGACTATCTTGACTGA
- a CDS encoding inositol monophosphatase family protein: MGSSRPTAEELLELALEVARAAAGTARRMRAEGVSAVATKSTATDVVTAADRAVERQVVAALRAARPDDAVLGEEYGAAAGPAGTGPGGVRWILDPIDGTVNYLYGLPHYAVSLAAEVDGEIVAGVVRNAATGDEWTATLGGGAWRDGRRLGGSTETDLGQALVATGFGYDPARRAHQAGVLAGLITAVRDVRRFGAAALDLCLAAEGAVDAYYEKGLNHWDHAAGGLIAAEAGLRVAGLAGAAPGPDLVIAAPPALFEPLHERLARLDAAGGP, encoded by the coding sequence ATGGGTAGCAGCCGACCGACCGCCGAAGAACTGCTGGAGCTGGCGCTGGAGGTGGCCCGGGCGGCCGCCGGTACGGCCCGCCGGATGCGCGCCGAGGGGGTCTCCGCGGTGGCCACCAAGAGCACCGCGACCGACGTGGTCACCGCCGCCGACCGGGCGGTGGAACGGCAGGTCGTCGCGGCCCTGCGGGCGGCACGGCCGGACGACGCGGTGCTCGGCGAGGAGTACGGCGCCGCCGCCGGTCCCGCCGGAACGGGCCCGGGTGGCGTCCGGTGGATCTTGGATCCCATCGACGGCACCGTGAACTACCTGTACGGCCTGCCCCACTACGCCGTGTCGCTGGCCGCGGAGGTCGACGGCGAGATCGTCGCGGGAGTGGTGCGCAACGCCGCGACCGGGGACGAGTGGACCGCGACCCTGGGCGGTGGGGCCTGGCGGGACGGCCGCCGGCTGGGCGGCTCGACCGAAACCGATCTCGGTCAGGCGCTGGTCGCCACCGGATTCGGCTACGACCCGGCCCGCCGCGCCCACCAGGCCGGGGTGCTGGCCGGACTGATCACCGCCGTACGCGACGTCCGCCGGTTCGGTGCGGCCGCCCTGGACCTCTGCCTGGCCGCCGAGGGCGCCGTCGACGCGTACTACGAGAAGGGGCTCAACCACTGGGACCACGCGGCCGGTGGGTTGATCGCCGCCGAGGCGGGGCTGCGGGTGGCCGGGCTGGCCGGTGCGGCGCCCGGACCGGATCTGGTCATCGCCGCGCCGCCGGCCCTGTTCGAGCCGCTGCACGAGCGGCTGGCCCGGCTCGACGCCGCCGGGGGACCGTGA
- a CDS encoding LytR C-terminal domain-containing protein produces the protein MRALVVVGVLAVLALVFVGTALLRDTQRGSAADDACPAGFKRANIALREAKDVKIAVYNATDTPALAANVATDFKNRKFQVVKQGNDSKPVEGVAVLRYGPKGIASAHLLKAYFLDEAEPEYDPNREDDTVDVVIGNSYTQLATSTEVNQALTGLGSPKLEPGTCPAKEDAS, from the coding sequence GTGCGCGCACTTGTCGTCGTCGGGGTGCTGGCGGTGCTCGCCCTGGTCTTCGTCGGTACCGCCCTGCTCCGTGACACGCAGCGGGGCTCCGCCGCCGACGATGCCTGCCCGGCCGGCTTCAAGCGGGCCAACATCGCGCTCCGCGAGGCCAAGGACGTCAAGATCGCTGTCTACAATGCGACCGACACCCCCGCCCTGGCCGCCAACGTCGCGACGGACTTCAAGAACCGCAAGTTCCAGGTCGTCAAGCAGGGCAACGACAGCAAGCCGGTCGAGGGGGTGGCGGTGCTGCGGTACGGCCCCAAGGGGATCGCCTCGGCGCACCTGCTGAAGGCGTACTTCCTGGACGAGGCCGAGCCGGAGTACGACCCCAACCGCGAGGACGACACGGTCGACGTGGTGATCGGCAACAGCTACACCCAGCTCGCCACGAGCACCGAGGTCAACCAGGCCCTGACCGGGCTCGGCTCGCCGAAGCTGGAGCCGGGTACCTGCCCGGCGAAGGAAGACGCGAGCTGA